The region cttcttgctattctttggaaccctctgcattcagatgcttatatctttccttttctcctttgctttttgcttctcttcttttcacagctatttgtaaggcctccccagacagccattttgcttttttgcatttcttttccatggggatgatcttgatccctatctcctgtacaatgtcatgaacctcagtccatagttcctcaggcactctatccaaggtaaggagcagcagctgtggttTGCTGGAGcaaccgtgaagagataccccatgtccaaagtaAGAACAAcctaagtaagatggtaggtgttgcaagaggacatcagagggcagacacactgaaaccctaatcacagaaaactagtcaatctgatcacactaggaccacagccttgtctaactcaatgaaactaagccatgccatgtggggccacccaggacaggcgggtcatgatggagaggtctgacagaatgtggtccactggagaagggaatggcaaaccacttcagtattcttgccttgagaaccccatgaacagtatgaaaaggcaaaatgataggatactgaaagaggaactccccaggtcagtaggtgcccaatatgctattggagatcagtggagaaataactccagaaagaatgaagggatggagccaaagcaaaatcaatacccagctgtggatgtgactggtgatagaagcaaggtccgatgctgtaaagagcaatattgcataggaacctggaatgtcaggtccatgaatcaaggcaaattggaagtggtcaaacaagagatggcaagagtgaacgtcgacattataggaattagcaaactaaaatggactggaatgggtgaatttaactcagatgaccattatatctactactgtgggcaggaatcccttagaagaaatggagtagccatcatggtcaacaaaagagtccaaaatgcagtacttggatgtaatctcaaaaacgacataatgatctctgttcatttccaaggcaagccattcaatatcatagtaatccaagtctatgccccaaccagtagcactgaagaagctgaagttgaacggttctatgaagacctacaagaccttttagaactaacacccaaaaaatatgtccttttcattataggggactggaatgcaaaagtaggatgtcaagaaatacctgcagtaacaggcaaatttggccttggaacacggaatgaagcagggcaaaggctaatagagttttgccaagagaacgctcTGGtgatagaaaacaccctcttccaacaacacaagagaagactctacacaaggacatcaccagatggtcaacaccgaaatcagattgattatattctttgcagccaaagatggagaagctctatacagtcagcaaaaacaagaccaggagctgactgtgactcagatcatgagctccttattgccaaattcagacttaaattgaagaaagtagggaaaaccactagaccattcaagaatgacctaaatcaaatcccttatgattaataCCATCAGACATCAGGAAATATCTCTTTCTATGGAAAACCATCCCAGTAAGTAAATAGACCTAAATGACACCAACTAGTGACCCAgaaaaaattattcctttttaaCCCTTAAAGCCAATATATTCTAAAATGAGCATTGAGCACACAAATATCTTTTGAACCTCATTACATGCAAGGTATAATGCTTGACATCGCTGAAAAAACATCCTAGGAGATGGACTTTGTGCCCTAAAAAGACTTATTCATCTAGCAGGTAATTAAAGACATTTTGTGTAAATTAGAAGTGTTTAAAGGTACATGTTTAGGAAAGGTACATGCCAGTTTAGGAAATGGCACTACTTAAGAGTAAATAGGGCTCAATTTTATTTGAGTCAGTTGAATGATACTAGTCAAAATGTTGTGCCTATCTTTTCAGCATCCTCCATAACACAGAGTGGACAACTGATGAGAAGTTAACTGACTGCTTTCCCTGAGACAACTACATTTGTACACAGGAGGACTTGGGCCACTTTGTGGGCTGGAAAGGCAGAGAAGCTGGTAGCTGTTCTTCAAAGTGCTGCAAGTTAGAGGGGAGAGCCAGGGCCAAGCAGGCTGAAGCTGCGGCTTCCAGGTCTTGCTGCTCAGCGTTTTACAAAGCATATTCTAACAGGTTTAGGGATAGAGGGACAGAAGAACCGAGTAAGGAAAAGAACAGGTTGGTCGAGGCTGGGGGCTCAAAGCAGGCAGTCCTGATAGCAATCTAATAATGAAGTCCAAATTAAGCCACCCACTTAAAAAAAGCTGTGAGAGAATCCAAAGCATTCTAGCATAAAGCTGAATCCACAAAAGAACAGCATGTGCTGAACTGAAAGTTGAAGgttgatttaatttttgttgatGGCAAATGTGAGTGATATTTTGCCTCTGAGCAGAATTCATTTGTAAGTCTGAGACTtacatattgatatattattatatattacgaTTTGAACTATTATATATCATTCATTTCTAGGCCTATATATTGGTCTGAATTTTTGTTGTACTTATTATTTCCTTGTAGTATAACATATggctttatatcttttatttcttgttataTGACTTTGATTTTAATTGCAAGCTTCCTCACTTGCTCCTTAGGTAAAACGTAGagtatgcatttaaaataataggTGTTTCATTCTGTAACTGGGCTCCAGGCACTATATTTTCACTTCTGTTAAGATTATGGCAAAAATAATCTTGGCAGCTGGCAAACCCAGCTCTTCCAAGGACTGCATTTAATCACTTCAAGTAAAACACTTAGCTAATGTCTAGCATACAGTACACAGTAACTTTAACAATAGTAttactattttctcatttaatgtcTAGCAGACATTACACAATAACTTTagcaatattattattactattttctcATTTACTGTCTAGCAGACAGTACATGGTAACTTTAACAACAGTAttactattttctcatttaatgtcTAGCAGACATTACAGGGTAACTTTAACAatatcattattactattttctcatttaatgcttGCAGTAGCCTCATGAGATGGGTATGATTGTTATTTCCCTTTGGAAAGGGGGGTTAAGATAAAGCAGAACTTCCTGGAGCGAGGCGCTGGTCCCAACCTCATAGACACAAGAATGGACAAAGCTAGGATTAGGAGTGACCCTTGGCTTCAGTTTCCATCTCAAACTTCTACCCTCTAGACGTCTCTTTCGTCAGGCCCCCGGGTCAAACGCGGAGGTTGCTCTTCTTGCAAGGCCTGGggtcacacacaccccaccccgcTCCCGGCCCAGCCACGACCCATCTGAGCTCTCCTAATACCGACTTTCTCAGACTCAATCCCGGCCAGTTGACCACTGCTGATGGCGGAGAAACGCAGAGGTGGGGGTGGCCTCGCCGCTGGGCTCGCAGCACCAGGGATGGTTTGGGGGATGGCGGGGTCAAGGACGTGGGGCAAGTTGGCGTCGCGGAGCCAGCAAAGGGAAGCGCTAGGAGGGCGCGACATCATCTGTTCAATCAACAGCCTCACCGTAGGCTTCAGGGAACGCAAAAATCTTCCCTTTTCCCCTCAAAGTGGGTGGTTTACTGATTGTACTGCTCTCATCCCAAATGAGATGCAGCGGCTTTTAGCCAAATTTGGGTGGGCAGGCTCTGGATATTAAATCCAgcccttgacttttttttttttttggtaacgcGAAGGCTAAAAGTCGCTGTCCCCTCTCTCGCCGCAGTACCCCCCGGTTCCCGTCGCTGCTTTGGGCGACTCGGGCGCACCGCGAAGGGAAGACCCTCCGGCCGGGTTTTGGGGGGCTCCTCCGAGGGAGTCTGCGTGCGGTAGGGTCTGGAGCTTTCCGCGAGCCCGCCCGGGAAAGATACGAGAACTGGAGGAGTTCCCGACCCGCTACCCTTCCCGGCTGATTTTCTGCGCAGATCGCCACGGTTCGCGGCCAGCTACCTGCGCGGTTCCATTTAAGAAAGGTTAGTTTGCGGATCGCTGCTAGTTAGATCAATAGAGCGCGCCGGCAGAAAGAAAAGTTCCGAAGTAGGAAAGGTATGTcgctttttaaagatttttttaaaatgcagccaCATTTGTCTTTATTAAAACACACAGACGCAATTTAATGTATGTATTAAAAACACGAGTACTTCTGACTTGATTGCGAAGGAGCTGTTTCTGgtgatgatggaaatattctctCTTGTTTGGGGATGGTGATAATCCATAAACTGAGTTGTCAAAACTCGTAGAAACTCTGCACTGAAGCTCTGTGCATTGTATCGTATATAAATTGTACGTCCCTTAAAACATCAGAACGTAATCCTGTAGGCATAGAAATTACTACGTGTCATTGCGTAATTGCATATCTGAATGCCATTGAACGCAGCTGTACTTGAGTATTTTTAGCAACTAAGCGCAATTCTGTTGGATTATTTATCTTTGCAAGCTCCGCGAAGACGGGAAAGGGAGGACAAACGGCGGCTGACATCACGGGGGGCGGGTCGAAAGCCCTAAGAAAAGCCTTAGGACCGGAGCAGCCGCGCCGCCACAGCCTCACCATGAACAGCCACAACCGCTCCGAGCTCCACGTCCTCTGCAGCTCTGGCCAGCTGTTCCTGCAGCCCCTCTGGGACCGCCTGAGGACCTGGGACGCTCTCATTCAGTCGCCCTTCTTTCCTGtcgtcttctccatcaccacctaCGTGGGCTTCTGCCTGCCCTTCGTGGTGCTGGACGTGCTGTGCCCCTGGGTGCCCACGCTGCGGCGCTACAAGATCCACCCGGACTTCTCGCCCTCTGCGCGGCAGCTGCTGCCCTGCCTGGGGCAGACGCTCTACCAGCACGTGGTGTTCGTGTTCCCCATGACGCTGCTGCACTGGGCTGTCAGCCCGGCTCTCCTGCCCGCCGAAGCCCCCGAACTGTTCCAGCTGGTGAGCCACGTGGCGCTCTGCCTGCTGCTCTTTGACACCGAGTTCTTCGTGTGGCATCTGCTGCATCACAAGGTGCCCTGGCTGTACCGGACCTTCCACAAGAAGCACCATCAGAATTCGTCCCCGTTCGCGCTGTCCACGCAGTACATGAGCGTCGGGGAGCTCTTTTCCTTGGGTGTCTTTGACATGGTGAACGTCTTGCTGCTCCAGTGTCACCCTCTCACCTCCCTGACCTTCCACGTTGTCAACATCTGGCTGTCGGTGGAGGACCACTCCGGCTACGACTTCCCCTGGTCCACGCACAGACTGGTACCTTTCGGGTGGTTTGGGGGCGTGGCGCATCACGACCTGCATCACTCCCAGTTTAACTGCAACTTTGCGCCTTACTTCACACACTGGGACAGAATACTGGGAACTCTGAGGTCTGCTCACGCCAAGTAATGTGCACACACCCCTCCCGGCATAGTGCGTGCTGCGGTGAGGTGTGGGTGCCCCTCAGACCTGGGACATTTCACACTTGAATCAGGAGAGACACACTTGAGGTGGACTTGAggtggttttattttgttgtttctttttcccgTGGGTAACTTATTATCTGCTAGAAACTTACAGAGAGAATCTGATGTGTTTTTCACAATCTAATATGGTAATTTATTGTAATGTTTGTGTATCAACAGTTGTATTCTTGACGTGCAATTCTAACTCACTTCAATAGTCTTGATTTCTGGGTATAAAGTATCCAAAATCACTGGCATATGTAAATAATCTCTAAAAAGATTTGTTTGTAGAATGAGGAATTTTACTATGTTTGAAGGTGTCCTAGAATTAggctaaaagaatatatttttatggaGCATCTGATCTCTGTAAAAGTGAAGCATGGTCCTGCTGGGCAGTGACTCAGAttattgtactttaaaaaaatatttttgtagacttgtatatttatattgaaataaatgttatttgtgCTCGAAAAAGAGTAAAGCACCTAACTTCAACAAGTGCTGGCTTCTGTCATTTTCACTAGTAGTTTGGCTGATAAAAACTGGAATGGAAGAGAGCAGTGGGATGGTAGAGGCTCACGAGTCTCCATCAGCCCAGTTGTGGAAAGACAGGGATCTGGTGATGGAACTTGAAGGAAAGATGGCCGTAGGAGAAGGGATCTGTGTGTTGGTCTTGGTCTAGAGATTTCACAGAGGGGAAAACACCATTGTTGTGGGTGTGTTTCAGCTGATTTCTGCATAACAGGGAACTAATGAGACTTACTCTCTAAAATTTTACAGagagtaaatttaaaaagtttttgctCTCTGTAAAATTTTACAGCGAGATTAACAGTGGGTCACCATTTCATTATTTGGGGAGAAGGGCTGTCTTGGGGGATGAATAGAATTAGTGAagtcctttgctttgcaaaactGTTAAGTGTCTGCTTTAAAGGGgctccaggtggtgcagtggtaaaaaaaaaatcctcttgccAAGGCAGGActtgcaggttctatccctgggtaaggaagatggcttcgagtaggaaatgggaagccactccagtattcttgcctggaaaatttcatggacagaggagactggcgggctgcagtccatgggatcgcaaagagtcagacacaactgagcttgcATGCAGATAGGGAAGGGATTATGAatgagcaccccccaccccaacaaccTTTCATAAAGCTGTCTAATACAAATGACCATCACACAGGTTGTCTCTGCAATTTGAGATTTTTGTATGTTCACTTTTCTTTATGAAGCCATACATGCAAACTGcatactcctttctcaaagaaagaaaaagtgaaatttcGCCCTGGATCCCTAGTTTCTCACCTGCAAAGAAGATTGATTGTGGCCCAGATGTTTTCACAGATACAGTAATGTGCCTACAACTGACCACACACCAGTCACCTGTTCATATACCCCATTATACTGCTGcctaattgttttaattttatctttggaacATAGTTTAGATAGAAAgggtaaagtttttaaaaagaatcaagacGATTTAAAAATCTGAAGGACAGCTGCTTTGCATGGAATTCTAGGCTCATTATATATGCACCAAACTGTCttgtttaaagatgaaaaaatccATCTGAAGACTTGATAGCCACACTCTGTATCGGTGCTCCAAACATTTGGCAAAATACAATCAGATTGCCTGGCTGCCTGGCTGATTTTCTCACATTCCCTTCCAATGCCTGTACCTTGTTGGCTTCTGCTGAAGTCACCTCCTTGATCATCTGCAGCAGGACCATGCTGGGACTTAAAGACTATATCaatgaataaaagtgaaattCACAGAAGCAGGTAGTGAGGGGAAAATGCTGCACTGGAGTTAGTGTATTAATATCATGATCCACATGGtgagtggaaaaagaaaaggaggatgaGCAGACTGGTGTAGAATATATAGTATTAGTTGCTTTGAGCAGCTTTAAGCATCCAAAAACAGCCTGCAAATCTTAGATAATGACAGTTAATTAAAGCTTGCTTCCAGAGAAATTTTGAAATGGGTCATCCTGTCTCACTGTGTAAGGGAATTTCCCACTTAGGACAAATTGTACACATGGAAATTACTTAGGTTTAGAAACACTTTCCCAGAGTTGGATGTCTTACCAGTTTTTAATACCTCTGAAAGTGGAATGGGGAAGTGGAGAGAATGAGCAATTTCTCAGTTTtgagagaataataataataatgaaatagtgCACATTTGCTTGAACTTTCTCACATCTTTTCACTTGCTCCTCACAACTGCACTCTAAGGGATGtagaataatttattattatttttccatgtTATGAATGGAAAATTGGTACCTGCAccagttaagtgacttgctctagattataaaatatttggagTTAGAGGCAGTTCTTGAACCTAGGTCTCATAGTGTGTACTGTAACTGTCTGTGGATGATGCTTATGATAATATTCACAACTGGCAATTGAGCTGCAAACTCTGCAACACCAATAAATGGGCTCCTTCTGCTATTCCTCCTCCATCAAACAcagctcccccccaccccgcccccgccccaaaTTCAAAGCCTCTGCTTGGCAGGGGAGAAAGCCAGGTCAGTCTTAGCAGGACTTGGGAAAGCATGAAGCATGTCAAAGGctctattttctgtatttctcattGCACATCAGATTgcctgggagagggaaggggacttAATTTGGGACTTAACTAGCTAAGCAActctggacaagttacttaacctctctgtgcttggcttcttcatctgtaaaatgtagataATTATAGAACCTACCTCCCAGACCTGTTGTGAGAGATTTTGGGCTTCTATATGTGAGTGCTATGAGGGTTAGAGGTCTTGACTGTATTTGTGTTTGCTGCAAATGAAGCTTTACAATGTGAGCCCTGGGACAGCACCAGAATCATAACCTCTGTCCACACACATGTTTGACCTTTTGCATTTACAgagaaccaaaacaaaaaagccaaGTTTTTGATCCTGCTTTTATCAAAGCTGCTTCTCTCATCATCCTTTCAAAGCCCAAGTGTTGGAAAGAGACACAAGTCTGTGTTTGTCTGATTCTGTTTCCTCATCACTGAGTCATCCCCCCACCTCTTCCTGAGGCTTTCACTTCCTATTCACTGGATTTGATTCATTGATCAAATCCAGTGGTTTCCCACCCCTTGGTTTTCCACCTCCCCGGCTTTGTTTTAAAGGTATTTGTGTCTGCTCACCAACCTTCAGAATATGGTTCTTGCTTGGGTTTAGTGAACTTTCTCTAAGCTGTTTTCCTTCTTAATTCTCcagctctttcttcttccttcactCTCCTCACTCTCCTTGGCAGAGAGGCAGCCTCAAGCTTCTCCTCGTTTTACTGAAAAGCATCTATGTTGCCTGCACTGGCCATCCGTCCTGCCCTTCTGCTCTACCCTCTAAATCTCCACTCTCATTGCATTCTAGTGAACACACAGGCACCCAAACGTGCACAGGCCATGTGAGTGTGCTTGTATGCACCTCATACGTGTACGCACTGTACATGTACCTACCACACACAGACTATATGTCCACATACCGTCATACAGACACAGACATGTATTTGCccactgtatatgtgtacatgAGCACACACAATATATGCATAAACACTATATGTGTACAACACACTTTATAACCCTATACGTGcatatcttgttgttgtttagtcaccaagtcatttccaactcttttgcaacccccatgggctgtaacccaccaggctcctctgtctgtgggattctccaggcaagaatattggaatgggttgccgtttccttctctaggagatcttcctgacccagggattgaacttgtgtctcctgcattggcaggtggatcccttaccactgagccaccagggaagcccatacacatgtatatatgtacccataatatgaatatatacatatgtacaaatgtgacatatatatgtgtatgcatgtattatatatatatacacataaagagAGATACTATATATGTACATCCaccatgtatacacacacacacatacacacacacacatatatgtgtatgtgtgtgtgtatatatatacaccttctctaagtacacacacatactatcATTTCTGTCCTGTTTATCAGTTATCTGTGCCCTTAGTACTATGTCTCATTCTTGATGAATATTGGTTCAGTGTTGCATGAATCCTGgaagcagtgaaaacacagatttGCCATTAATcatgtttttcttcattcattctctcCTCCATCAATTTCCGCTTCCTGACTAAGGCCACGCTCACAACCCATGTTCTAGAGAAGGTCACAGTATATTAGGAAAGAGAATCAGGCAAGCAAGTGCATCTAATCTAATGTAGTTTGTGCTATAATGCAGGGATGGTGTTAAGAGATTTGTACGGGAGCCCGAAGAAAGACTGGTCATTTGAACACTAGAAATCATGAAGGATTTGTGTGCATTCACTGGATGGGATAAAGGATATACCTGGAAGAAgaaacagcactgtaaatcagAGAGAGATGAGATAACAGAAACAGATAATCAGAGCTCTGAGCACTGGGTGAACAAGGAAGGAGCATCAAGGCATATTGTCTTGCTGCTTGACAAGCCGTTGAAGCTGCCTAGAACTGCTTGCTCATTTGCCCTTGTCACAGGGACTTGGGAAATTGTATGGAAAATTGATTTGAAAAGAAAGTTAGGCTTTGCTATTGCTTGTTGGTTTATGATGAGTTCTGGATGAATTGAAAACTGCACTTGGAAATGATATGCTAGGCAATGGTTGGTGAGTGGGATATGAGTGAGAGTTGCACAGATCTTAAGCAAAGGGGTGATATAATCAGATCTGGTGGAAGAAAGTAACTGGCAGCAGAGAATGGTAGTGGTGATTCTAGCTAGGACCGTTGCAGGTTCTGCCTGGATTCCAATACTTCCTCCACTGTTTTTGAACTTGTGTGTTTGAACAGATTACTTCATTTAaggctcagtttcctcgtctggaAAAAGAAGGTATAGTGAGGAATAAGGAAGATGCTTAGAGAATTTAGTACTCTGCTCCACCTAGAGCAAACTGTAAATAGTAGCTCCTTCGTTAGAAGTTGTTACAGAAGGGTTAGGATTTCAGGTGAGAGGTGATAATTGTGTTGCAAAACAAGTTGAGAGAGGTGGAGAGGAAGACATGGATTTCTCTCTTAACATAAAAGATGCTCATTGCGTCCCtcgtgactcagtggtaaagaatccacctgccaatgcaggggacacaggtttgatccctgagtcgggaagatcccctagagaagtaaatggctacccactccagtcttcttgcctgggaaatcccatggacagatgagtctggccagctaccatccatggggtctcaaaagagtcagacatgacttagtaacgaAACAATAACAATACATGCTCATAGAAAAATGTCAAACCTAGAGTACGGTGTAAGGTAAAAAGTAACGTCCATCTCCATTTAATGAACTTACTTCCACCCCAGATATAATCACAGTTAACCCTTTTTTGGATACCAATCCCAAAGTCAGTCACTGagtatctttttctctctctccctatcAGCTGGGATGCATTCAATGGTTTGCATTAaatcaatgcatgaaaggaaattGTGAACAGAAATTCTTTGGACAAAGGCCCAagagcatttcctttctttaaacatcttttgcttatttcttttttctgttccttttgatCATTACTCAAAACAAGAAGAGAAACTCGAGTTGTCTCTCATCCACAGGTCGCATGGGTGTCACTGAACTGTCCGGcccagaagaaaagcaaagttttCCTCGCTTCCCCTTCTCATGCCTGTGGCACTTCTTTGGCACCTCTTACAGTGAGGTTGCTGAGTCTGACATGATTTAGAGGCTGAAAAGCAACAACGGTGACTTTACCCTCTGCCTTCTAGCAAAGCAATTGCCTTCTCTCCCAGGGGAAAAAGGTTTCTGAAAGAAGAGGTCCTGTCTTACAGATCTTTGATCCCTTCAAGGATCTTACACTTGAAATAAGGTCAATAAATGTCTCTGGCATGGAGGTTCAAGGGCTTGGAGTCTGAAATGCCTGGGGTTGAGCTGCCTGATTTTTCTGCTTTGGGAGAACTCATTGGATCACTCTGTGCAcgagtttttctctctctgcttctctgcgAATTGGGTGGAGTTTGGGGTAATAACTGACCTTGCCTACTTCCTCAGGCTGCTGTGATTCTCCAGTGAGATAGAACAAGTTGCTGAGTGGCTATGGGATGATGTGGACCTTCCGCGTCTATGGAGGCATGAAGGCTATatggttgccatctccttccaTTTCTGCCATGACCACACTCCTCCATGGGTGGAGGGCTTCTTCCATCAAGCTCCTGCCTCTAGGGCTCCGGACTTCCCTTTACTTGTATTCCTCTCCTCTGCACGCCCTGGCTCTTGCTGCCCTACTGAATGAATCTCAGGAGACATAGGAGGAGCAGGAAGCCTCAGAGAGACCAGAAGTAGAAGAAACTGGCCCCAGGGTAACACAGTTTGTAAAATTAGCCAGTGATAATGTTTGTCCCACAGTCAGAAGTAGTGACTGAGACACGCCAGGAGAGGGCTCTTCTTTCTGTGCTAAGGACAGGCTCCAAGCCAGGAGCTGCAGCCTGCTGGATAAGTAGAAAAGGCTTTTAAAAGAAGAAGCCTCTTGGAATTGGACAGTAACTGCAAAGAAGTCACCCTCCACTCAGCAGTTTGAATTCCCTGTTAGGATGCAAAAAGGAAGAGTGGCCCATGCTTGGCAGTGGGTTCGATCTGTCTGAGATCAAAGGATCTCACCAAGGGAAGATAGCTCACGTGCTGACATTGTCAAGCTTGGAGAGTCTACAAATGCTTAGGCTG is a window of Bos mutus isolate GX-2022 chromosome 26, NWIPB_WYAK_1.1, whole genome shotgun sequence DNA encoding:
- the CH25H gene encoding cholesterol 25-hydroxylase encodes the protein MNSHNRSELHVLCSSGQLFLQPLWDRLRTWDALIQSPFFPVVFSITTYVGFCLPFVVLDVLCPWVPTLRRYKIHPDFSPSARQLLPCLGQTLYQHVVFVFPMTLLHWAVSPALLPAEAPELFQLVSHVALCLLLFDTEFFVWHLLHHKVPWLYRTFHKKHHQNSSPFALSTQYMSVGELFSLGVFDMVNVLLLQCHPLTSLTFHVVNIWLSVEDHSGYDFPWSTHRLVPFGWFGGVAHHDLHHSQFNCNFAPYFTHWDRILGTLRSAHAK